From Candidatus Eisenbacteria bacterium, a single genomic window includes:
- a CDS encoding Sir2 family NAD-dependent protein deacetylase: protein MTPVARLAAAWRECRSVVVLTGAGLSTASGIPDFRSPGGRWSRYRPVTIQEFLASEADRERYWRYKGETWEVVSAAQPNPAHTALADLGRARRIDLLVTQNVDGLHERSGFPADRLVNVHGTDSVVECLSCRRRAERAVAQRLWEAGTAVPRCECGGAWKPATISFGQALVAEDLDRAMRAAAACDLLVAAGSSLVVGPVNQMLPIARGSGARTAILTASETPYDDVADWKLEDRVETVLPALRDRVLGG, encoded by the coding sequence GTGACCCCCGTCGCCCGTCTCGCCGCCGCGTGGCGCGAATGCCGCTCCGTCGTCGTGCTCACCGGCGCGGGCCTCTCGACGGCATCCGGCATTCCCGACTTCCGCTCGCCGGGTGGACGGTGGTCCCGGTACCGGCCGGTGACGATCCAGGAGTTCCTCGCGTCCGAAGCCGACCGCGAGCGCTACTGGCGGTACAAGGGCGAGACGTGGGAGGTCGTGAGCGCCGCGCAGCCGAATCCTGCGCACACCGCACTCGCCGATCTCGGCCGCGCCCGGCGGATCGATCTCCTCGTCACGCAGAACGTCGACGGGCTCCACGAGCGGAGCGGATTTCCGGCCGATCGGCTCGTCAACGTCCACGGCACCGACTCGGTCGTCGAATGCCTGTCGTGCCGGCGGCGCGCCGAGCGCGCGGTCGCACAGCGGCTCTGGGAGGCGGGCACCGCGGTTCCGCGATGCGAGTGCGGCGGAGCGTGGAAGCCCGCCACGATCTCGTTCGGCCAGGCGCTCGTCGCCGAAGACCTGGATCGCGCCATGCGCGCGGCGGCGGCGTGCGACCTCCTGGTCGCCGCCGGGAGCTCGCTCGTGGTCGGGCCCGTGAACCAGATGCTCCCCATCGCCCGGGGGTCGGGAGCGCGCACGGCGATCCTCACGGCGTCGGAAACGCCGTACGACGACGTGGCCGACTGGAAGCTCGAGGACCGCGTCGAGACCGTCCTCCCGGCCCTCCGCGACCGGGTCCTGGGCGGATAG